In Bacteroidota bacterium, the genomic stretch CGCTGGTAGAAAAAGGCGCAAATGTTGTAATTTTAATCAGGGATGAGATTCCAGCTTCGCCGCTAAGCTGCATGAGCAGCGTCTGCAATAAACTGGGCGGGATTGTAAGAGGAAGCATAACAGATTATGCAGCAGTTGAAAGAATATTCAATGAATACGAAGTAAACACATGCTTTCACCTTGCAGCTCAGGCAATAGTA encodes the following:
- a CDS encoding GDP-mannose 4,6-dehydratase; amino-acid sequence: MKNNWRDCNVFVTGANGFIGSWITKALVEKGANVVILIRDEIPASPLSCMSSVCNKLGGIVRGSITDYAAVERIFNEYEVNTCFHLAAQAIV